TCTGCACGTTTAATGTGTTGAACAACGATGTTCTGACTCATGATGAATTCCTTTTGCTCTTTGCTTATGCTTCATTTTTTAGAGAAAGTTTGTTTGAAGTGCCCATTCTTAAAATGGGCAGAGTCGCATTAAGATGTTTTTAGTCGGCTGAATACGCGACGGGCATTGCCCTCAAAAATCATCGATTTCTCCTCGGCCGTGACCTTGTCACTGGCATCAATGTAGCGTTTCGTGTCGTCATAGTAGTGGCCCGTCTCTGGGTCAACACCGCGCACTGCGCCAATCATTTCTGAAGCGAACAAGATGTTCTTCGCTGGCAATATATCAAGCAGTAGGTCGATGCCTTTCTGGTGATAAACGCAAGTATCAAAGTAGATATTGTTCAATACGGTTTCTTCAAGCGGTGGCAGTCCCATATCTTGTGCGATACCGCGGAAACGACCCCAGTGATAAGGTACTGCGCCGCCACCGTGTGGGATGATGATTTTCAGTTCAGGGAAGTCTTTGAATACGTCAGACGTCATTAATTGTTGGAAAGCCGTCGTGTCCGCGCCCAAGTAATACGAAGTTGTGGTGTGCAGGCACGAGTTACAAGAGCCGCTAACATGGATCATCGCGGGTACATCTAGCTCTACCAGTTTTTCATACAGTGGGTAGAAAGCACGGTCGCCCAAAGAGGCATCTTTCCAAAAACCACCCGTTGTATCTGGGTTCAGGTTACAGCCGATGAAGTCCATTTCTTCAACACAGCGAACCAATTCAGAAACAGATTTTGAAGGGTTAATGCCTGGTGATTGCGGCAGCTGAGCAACAGGGGCAAAGTTTTGAGGGAATAGGTCACACACACGGCGGATTAAGTCGTTTTGATGCTCTGTCCAAAAGCGACTTGTGTGCTCGTTGCCAATATGATGCCCCATCCAACTTGCACGAGGAGAGAAAATCGTTAGATCTGTGCCACGTTCTTTCTGTAAACGAAGTTGATTGTTTACGATACTTTCGCGAATCTCATCGTCTGAAATGTGAATTGAACCTTTGCTACCAATGTGGTTTGGGTTTTCAGCTAGCGCAGCTTTTTGGCTTTCGCGGTAGTCGCCCACCTGAGGCGGTGTGGTTGTGTAGTGTCCATGGCAGTCGATAATCATCTCGGCAGTCCTTTGTTGTTTTTGTTGCTAACAACTATAACGACCAAGGCTTATTCTCGACTATTTCAATTTATTTCGAAGGTATAAGATTTTGAGATAGAGAGTTGCAATAACGACAGCGAAAAAGCGATACTCCACATGGGTTGGAGCCATAGAAAATAAAAAATGAATGGGTGTTGAATAAAAGTGATTGGCGTTAAATAACGCTATTCTGGTAGCGTTGAATAAAGTCCAGAATAAGGTGGAGCGAAATGATCAACTGTCGACTTATTGGTGCCAATATAGATAAATCCAAGTCACCCGAGTTCCATAACCTATTAGCAGAACAACTTAATATAGATCTCGATTATCAATTAAGCCCATTAGAGAGTGGAGATATATCCGATTTTCGAGCGCATTCATCTCAAATGGAAGAAAGTAATATTCACGCTACTAATGTGACTTATCCCTATAAAGAGATGGCGGTTCAAGTGGCTGACTTTTTGGATACGTCAGCGAAAATAGTTGAAGCTTCCAATACATTAATCTTTCGCCCAGAAGGTACGTTCGCTTACAACACTGATTTTTCTGGCTTCATTAATGCCTACAATGTTTTTCGGCATTGTAAGCCCGGTAAAACAGTGCTTATAGGCTGTGGCGGTGTGGGTAAAGCGGTGGCTTCGGCTTTAACAGAATTAGAAGCCGAACATATCGCGCTTTATGACCGTGATACCGAAAAAATGCATGGTTTAGCTCAGATGCTAGAAAAAAGAAATGTTAAGGTAACTTGTCTTACAGAGACAACATTAGAGCAGCACGTTAGAGAGGCGGATGGCCTTCTTAATTGCACTCCAATAGGGCATTACAAGACACCGGGCATACCTATCTCAAGTGATTGGATAGAGAACCAACAGTGGGTATTTGACGCTGTGTACACGCCAATTGAAACTGAATTTATCAAAGCTGCGATGGGGGCGAACCTCGCGGTTTTAACGGGCTTTGAACTGTTTTTTCATCAAGCGGTTGATGCGTTTCAACTGTTCACCGACCGTGAATTAACACCTCAAGAGTTATCTCAATTTCGTCAAAATCAATTTTCAAATCCCGTCTAAGGATAGAAGTAAGGAAAGGAACAATGAAAAAATTATTAGTGTTGAACGGACCAAACCTAAACCTACTAGGAACTCGTGAGCCTCAACAATATGGTCATGAAACACTGGCAGACGTAGAAGAAAACTGCCGCAAGTTAGCCGCTAAATATGATTGCGAAGTCGAGTGCTTTCAAAGTAACACTGAAGGTCAGTTGATCGATGCCGTACACAAAGCAGGTCGTGAATTTACTGCCGGTGAATGTGTAGGCGTGGTATTCAACCCAGGTGCTTATACTCACACGTCAATTGCCTTGCATGATGCTATCAAAGGCGTCGATGTTCCCGTTGTTGAAGTGCATATCTCAAATGTTCACGCGCGCGAAGCATTCCGTCATCACTCTTACATATCGCCTGTAGCCGCAGGCACAGTGATTGGTATGGGAACTAAAGGTTACGGCTTAGCGATTCAGTTCCTGTTAGACGACTAATACCTCTAGTCGAATACAAACCTCAACATCAAGCCTCTAGCATCGTTAGGGGCTTTTTTACGGCTTAAGTTCTGGAGTAGGGTAAAACACCAACTGTACGCGATTACATTCCATTTGAACTCACTCTCTATGCAAAATGCCTTATGGTACAAACGACATCAATTCTCTATGCCGACTCTAGTCCCACAAATCAACTATTTGCACGAAATCTAATATACACCTCACTAATATATTGAATAATGAGGCACAATCACGCCTATTGTTTTATGTAATAAGACCAAAATTAACGTCATGGTTAAACGCCATCGAAAACAATTGTAGTAGGTATCTGATGCATTTCATAACTTGTTTTTCTTTAACTTTTTCTATTTTTTTGTCAACACAGAGTTTTTCTGAAGAGCTAAAAATTTTCACTTGGGAAGACTATATCTCTGACACTCTGATAGAAGAGTTTGAAGAACAGTACGGTCATACTGTTTCTCAAGTTTATTTTGAAAATGAAATGTTGCGTGATGCTGTTGTGTATTCAGGTAAAGCCCTAGCCTATGATTTGTTTATCATTGATGGGCTAACTATTGGCGAACTGGGCAAAGCAGGCACTTTAGGGGATTTGTCTAATACTTTGAAGGAAGGTAATTCAAACTTTACAGAGGTGTCTCGCAGAGCTTGCGGGGTGCATGGCATTCCGTACGCTAATGGTACCATGGGGGTCGCATTTCGGTCTTCAAGAGCTACCGAAGGTATAACCTCTTGGATGGACGTTTTCGACTACGCATTAGAGCACCCTCAAACTGTTGTGATTCCTGATGACGATGTAGATACCATTGCAATCGCATTATTGGCGTTAGGGTTCGATCCTATGACCGAAAATGAAGTCGAATTGGCACAAGCGTACAAACTGTTAATGAAGGTCCGTGAACAGCTATTAGTAATAAGAGCGGCTATTGGCTACGCTCTAGATAAAAAATCTGGCTCTAAAATGGAAGTTGCCGTTATCTATTCAGGAGAAACAGAACAAATAGCGTCGTATACAGAGCAAGATGATTGGATCTATACCATTCCTCAAGAAGGTACTTTGATGTGGCATGAATGCTTTAGTGTCCATAAAGACAGGCCTATTAGCAAAGCGTCGATAGAGTTCCTTAACTTTATTAACACACCTGAAAGATCGGCATTAAATGCAGAAGAGATGTGGTTCGCAAGCTCGAACAGACACGTTTTGGGCTTAGCATCTGATGATTATCTGTTAGATGAAGAGTTGTTCCCAACGGGATTAGACAGCGGTTCATCGTTTACCTATAAGACACTAAGCAAAGAAGCTTCAGACCTGAGAAGCCAAATACTCTTTGTTATTCATAACCAAAGATATAAAACAAAAAAATGAAACTGTCGCTAAAGATCAATTATATTCTGCTCCCTGTTATGGTGGTAATTTTCTCCATCGCCGGAGTGTTTTCGTATACCAGTCAAAAAATGCAACTGAACTCGTCGCTATCGGAACAATTACAAAGTGAACTTACTCATATCTCTCATGAGCTTAATGAAGCGCTTAGAGAGCTCGATTCTGCGATTAGAATGAGTCTAGAGAACTACTACATTCAAAAGTATCTTATTGAAATATATGATGACACTGCTCAATATTACACGGAGAAAGAGCTAACGGCTTATATCAATCAATTAAAGCTCAATCACAGTACGATCGAGAGCTTTGCTCTAGTGGATATTAATGGCAAAGAGCTTATCTACTTTAATACGTCGGACCCATTTGCAAAATACTCTGCTGATACGGTTGTGACGGATCACCTTGCTGCGATTCAACAAGCATTAGACTTGAAAGGTGTAGCTCGCGTTAATGCCTCTACCTACAAACTGAACGATGGTGTTGAAGGCCCTGAATTTTTAGTTGTAAAGACATTTACACCCGAGCAGAGTTTTACTGTCCCAACCTTTTCTTATGGGCAGACATTACTTACTGCAGTAGTTCGCTCCAAAATTAGGCACTACAATGAATTTCAAGAGTCTGTGAGAAGTAAGCTTGATCCTGGCGCTCAACTGATACTTAGACCTAATACTACCTCGCACTCGCTGGGGAACGAAGAACAGATAAAAGATATTACCCTGCCAGACTATGAATTGGGTTTTCAGTTAATACATGACTTATGGTCGATCAAAATTTGCCTATCTCAAATACACCTCAATAAGTTGTATAAACCCTTTCAACTTCTTTACGCTGTTATTGTTTTGTTAGTAACGGCTGTCACTTTCTTACTACTAAAGTGGCTAATCGTAAAACAAATCATTAAGCCAGTGGAGAGACTGACTAAGAAAGTGGAGTCCGTAAATCATGATGGCTTAGTCTACATAGAGCGTTCCAAAAGTAACGACGAAGTCTCCATCCTTACCAATAAGTACATTAATTTGATTACTGATCTCGATGATCTGGCAAAAAGAGACTCTCTGACGGGCTTACCAAATAGGAAAAAATTCAATCTAGATATCACGCGTATAATGAGTAACTGCACCGAAACAGATACAAAGTGCGCCGTTATCTACTTTGATATTGATAACTTTAAACACGTAAATGACAAGTACGGACATCATGTTGGTGACCACTTATTCGTAGTGTTTGCAGAACGCCTTGTCGAGAGCTTTGTTGATTTTGAGTGGGGAAATCTAACTATCTCTGAGCTTGAGTTCGCCAGGCTATCTGGGGATGAGTTTGCCATCATAGTTGGTGGATTGGACGACTTAGATATACTTACCGAATTTGCCCATCGAATTCTCTCTCTCTTTGAAGACGGCTTCGAAGTGGATGGTACTCAATTTGATATTGGGGTCAGTGTCGGTATTTCCGTTTACCCTGATGATGCTAACTCTGTCACCGAACTGGTTAACAATGCTGATTCAGCGATGTATGCCTGCAAAAATGTCGCGGGAAGAAACCATTATCAATTCTACTCAAAAGAGATGGATAGAGAAATAAAGCGTCATACTCAAATTAATGAAGACTTGAAAGATGCGATTAAATCTAACGAGTTCTATCTAACCTATATGCCAGTTTATGATATCGAAAAAGGTAAGATAAAAGGTGCAGAAGTTCTAATCCGTACAAGCCACGAGGCTCTTCTCTCCTACGGGCCAGCGGACTTTATACCTGTAGCAGAATCGTCAGGCTTAATTAAACATATTGATTATTGGGTTTTTGAAAATGCTTTGCAGAAGCTGTCCGTCTGGATAGAAGAGCTGAATTTTGATGGTACATTAGCGATTAATTTCTCATCCTGGCAACTCTCCAATTCCGACTTTGTCAATGTACTTTCTGGGTTACTGACGCGCTATGAGATTCCAGCCCACATGGTTGAAATGGAAATCACCGAAACCTGCTTTATACCCGGTGATGAACAAAATATTGAGAGACTTAAGGCGTTGAAAGAACTTGGAGTGAAGGTTTCTCTTGACGATTTTGGTACCGGCTATACGGCCTTTAGCCAACTAATAAATTATCCTATTGATACGCTTAAGATCGACCGTATGTTTGTCAACGCAATTGACTCTGAATCAACAGAAAAACAGCTTATTGAAGTGATCATAGAAATGGCCAAAATTTACGACCTCAATATCATTGCAGAAGGCGTAGAAACAGTGAGTCAGTTAGATTACGTTCGCAACAAAGGATGCCAGGAAGTACAAGGCTTCTTGCTATCTAAACCCTTAAAAGAAGATGATTTTATCGCAGCCTGGAAGAGAGGGAGTTTGCCTGAATACAGTTAAAACATATGACACCATAGAATAAGGCTGGTTCTGAGTTTTGAAATAATATATCGCTTGGTGCTCACATTTTACCCGTGGCATTTTCTAGTTTGAAAATGCCCCGTTGCGCGTTAACATAATTACTCAGTGGTAGATCGTGCCACTGAAATCACCTTACTTTTGCTCATGGTTTACAGATGAGAGGCCGTGACAGAAAACTCCCATTTTCTATCAAAATAGGGGTGTGTAGACAAAAAATCCATCCGCATGACTATTCAATAATACCATGGTCGTGTTAGCTTTTATCTGAAGATGGTTATAAGGATTATTAATATGGATTTCAGGAGCTTACACTTTCAACCAGAGCCAGTTCTGATATGTAACGTATGGGATGTGTTTAGTGCAGTTATAGCAGAGCAGGCTGGTTACCAATGTATCGGTACTTCCAGTGCAGCCATTTCTCGTATGCTTGGGTATTCAGATGGGGAAGAAATTTCCTTTTCTGAGTTGCACGATCTTGTAATTAAGATTAAGGGCCGAACAACCATTCCGTTGACTGTTGATATTGAGGCTGGTTATGGGGAAACAATATCTGAAATTTATGACAATATTAAGGCGTTAGCTGAAATTGGGGTCGTTGGGATTAACATCGAAGATAGCGTAGTCATAGATGGAAAGAGAGTTCTAAAAGATCCATATGTAATGGAAAATACCATCTCTGGTTTGGTAGCACTTTTACGTGCATCAGGTATTTCCATATTCTTGAACTCAAGAACAGATGCTTATTTAGTCAAAAGTGATACTCCACTTGAGGAAACAAAGCTTCGTATATCCCTGTATCAAAAGGCAGGTGTAGATGGCATTTTTGTACCCTTTTTAGAGAAAAAAGAGGACATTAAGGTTCTTGCAGAATTCACAGAGTTACCTCTAAACGTAATGTGTACCCAACGTTTGCCTGACTTCAAGACTCTTTCTGAGTTAGGGGTAAAACGTATAAGCATGGGGAATTATGCTTATAGTAGGATCTATAAAAAACTAGAAAAAGACTTATTGAAAGTCGCGGATACTCAATCATTTGCACCACTTTTCAGTAATACAAATTGAGTTAGAGGAAAGTAAAATCTCTTCTACATATCTCCAAGGAGAACGGTTTGTCCTACTCCGTTCACCTATGGCACCTAATTATGAGGTGCTGCACGGTGTTTAGCAGTACTCAAAGTTATCCGCACTTATCTAAATTAACAAAGTCGCTA
This region of Vibrio sp. BS-M-Sm-2 genomic DNA includes:
- a CDS encoding amidohydrolase family protein — protein: MIIDCHGHYTTTPPQVGDYRESQKAALAENPNHIGSKGSIHISDDEIRESIVNNQLRLQKERGTDLTIFSPRASWMGHHIGNEHTSRFWTEHQNDLIRRVCDLFPQNFAPVAQLPQSPGINPSKSVSELVRCVEEMDFIGCNLNPDTTGGFWKDASLGDRAFYPLYEKLVELDVPAMIHVSGSCNSCLHTTTSYYLGADTTAFQQLMTSDVFKDFPELKIIIPHGGGAVPYHWGRFRGIAQDMGLPPLEETVLNNIYFDTCVYHQKGIDLLLDILPAKNILFASEMIGAVRGVDPETGHYYDDTKRYIDASDKVTAEEKSMIFEGNARRVFSRLKTS
- a CDS encoding shikimate dehydrogenase, which produces MINCRLIGANIDKSKSPEFHNLLAEQLNIDLDYQLSPLESGDISDFRAHSSQMEESNIHATNVTYPYKEMAVQVADFLDTSAKIVEASNTLIFRPEGTFAYNTDFSGFINAYNVFRHCKPGKTVLIGCGGVGKAVASALTELEAEHIALYDRDTEKMHGLAQMLEKRNVKVTCLTETTLEQHVREADGLLNCTPIGHYKTPGIPISSDWIENQQWVFDAVYTPIETEFIKAAMGANLAVLTGFELFFHQAVDAFQLFTDRELTPQELSQFRQNQFSNPV
- the aroQ gene encoding type II 3-dehydroquinate dehydratase, which gives rise to MKKLLVLNGPNLNLLGTREPQQYGHETLADVEENCRKLAAKYDCEVECFQSNTEGQLIDAVHKAGREFTAGECVGVVFNPGAYTHTSIALHDAIKGVDVPVVEVHISNVHAREAFRHHSYISPVAAGTVIGMGTKGYGLAIQFLLDD
- a CDS encoding spermidine/putrescine ABC transporter substrate-binding protein, whose translation is MHFITCFSLTFSIFLSTQSFSEELKIFTWEDYISDTLIEEFEEQYGHTVSQVYFENEMLRDAVVYSGKALAYDLFIIDGLTIGELGKAGTLGDLSNTLKEGNSNFTEVSRRACGVHGIPYANGTMGVAFRSSRATEGITSWMDVFDYALEHPQTVVIPDDDVDTIAIALLALGFDPMTENEVELAQAYKLLMKVREQLLVIRAAIGYALDKKSGSKMEVAVIYSGETEQIASYTEQDDWIYTIPQEGTLMWHECFSVHKDRPISKASIEFLNFINTPERSALNAEEMWFASSNRHVLGLASDDYLLDEELFPTGLDSGSSFTYKTLSKEASDLRSQILFVIHNQRYKTKK
- a CDS encoding putative bifunctional diguanylate cyclase/phosphodiesterase, giving the protein MKLSLKINYILLPVMVVIFSIAGVFSYTSQKMQLNSSLSEQLQSELTHISHELNEALRELDSAIRMSLENYYIQKYLIEIYDDTAQYYTEKELTAYINQLKLNHSTIESFALVDINGKELIYFNTSDPFAKYSADTVVTDHLAAIQQALDLKGVARVNASTYKLNDGVEGPEFLVVKTFTPEQSFTVPTFSYGQTLLTAVVRSKIRHYNEFQESVRSKLDPGAQLILRPNTTSHSLGNEEQIKDITLPDYELGFQLIHDLWSIKICLSQIHLNKLYKPFQLLYAVIVLLVTAVTFLLLKWLIVKQIIKPVERLTKKVESVNHDGLVYIERSKSNDEVSILTNKYINLITDLDDLAKRDSLTGLPNRKKFNLDITRIMSNCTETDTKCAVIYFDIDNFKHVNDKYGHHVGDHLFVVFAERLVESFVDFEWGNLTISELEFARLSGDEFAIIVGGLDDLDILTEFAHRILSLFEDGFEVDGTQFDIGVSVGISVYPDDANSVTELVNNADSAMYACKNVAGRNHYQFYSKEMDREIKRHTQINEDLKDAIKSNEFYLTYMPVYDIEKGKIKGAEVLIRTSHEALLSYGPADFIPVAESSGLIKHIDYWVFENALQKLSVWIEELNFDGTLAINFSSWQLSNSDFVNVLSGLLTRYEIPAHMVEMEITETCFIPGDEQNIERLKALKELGVKVSLDDFGTGYTAFSQLINYPIDTLKIDRMFVNAIDSESTEKQLIEVIIEMAKIYDLNIIAEGVETVSQLDYVRNKGCQEVQGFLLSKPLKEDDFIAAWKRGSLPEYS
- a CDS encoding isocitrate lyase/phosphoenolpyruvate mutase family protein, with amino-acid sequence MFSAVIAEQAGYQCIGTSSAAISRMLGYSDGEEISFSELHDLVIKIKGRTTIPLTVDIEAGYGETISEIYDNIKALAEIGVVGINIEDSVVIDGKRVLKDPYVMENTISGLVALLRASGISIFLNSRTDAYLVKSDTPLEETKLRISLYQKAGVDGIFVPFLEKKEDIKVLAEFTELPLNVMCTQRLPDFKTLSELGVKRISMGNYAYSRIYKKLEKDLLKVADTQSFAPLFSNTN